Genomic DNA from Deinococcus aetherius:
GTCGCTGGAGACGACTGGCCCCGTGATTTGATCGGGAAGCACACGAACCGTGACCGAGTGGCTTTCTAGTTTGCGGATATTCGGAAACACGGATGCTAGGATAGCACCATGCACCGCCACGCCATCCCCACCCAGGCCCATCCGGAGGACCTGAGCCGGGTCACCGAAGTCTTCAAGGCCCTGTCCGAGCCCCTGCGGGTTCAACTGCTGCTGCTGCTGCGGGACGGCGAGCGCAACGTCGGCCAACTTGTCGAGGCCCTGGGCGTGCCCCAGAGCACCGCCAGCCGCCACCTCGCCCTGCTGCGCAGCGCCGAACTCGTCAGGACCCGCCGCGAGACGACCAGTGTGTACTACCACCTCGCCGACGGGCACGTCGCCCGCCTCTTGCAGGAGGCTTTCTCCCACGCCCAGCACGAGCGCCTCGGCCTGCCCGACCACCCCGCCGCAGAGACGGTGAAGGGAAGCGTCCAGTGAACGCCCTGGTCCCGTTCTCCGCGCTGCGCAACCCCCGTTTCGCCCGGCTCTACGCCGCCCAGACGATCAGCCAGATCGGCGACGCCTTCACCTGGGTCGCGCTCGCCCTGCTCGCCTACCAGCTCGCCGAGAAGAACGCCGCGGTCGTGCTGGGTACGGCCCTCACCCTGCGCGTGACGGCCTTCGTGCTGTTCTCCCCGCTCGCCGGGGTGCTCGCCGACCGTCTGGAGCGCCGGACGATCCTGGCGGGCTGCCACTTCGCCCGCGCGGTCGTGATCGGCCTGATGCCCTTCGTGGGCGAGGTGTGGCAGGTCTACGTGCTGATGTTCGTCCTCAACAGCCTCACCGCCTTCTTCACCCCCACCAACCAGGCCACCGTGCCCCTCGTGGTCGGGCGCGAGGATGCGGGTCCCGCCTTCGCCCTTTCCAGTGCGACGACCGAGTTGCTGGGCATCGTCGGCCCCGGGCTGGCCGGGGTCCTGGCCGCGTTCGTGGGCGGGCGTGAGCTGTTCTTCTTCGACGCGGCGTCCTTCGTGCTGGCGGGCCTGCTGGTGCTGACCCTGCCCAGCCTGCGGGCGGGGCGGGGCACAGTGGAGCGCAGCACCCTCGCGGACGTGCGGGACGGCACGGCCCGGTTGTGGCGGGACGCGCCGATCCGCTTCGCGCTCTTGATGGAACTGGTGGCGGCGGTCGCGGGCGCGCTGATCCTGGTGGTGACAGTGGTGCGGGTGCAGGGGGGATTGAACCTGGGGGAGGCGCAGTACGGCTGGGTGATGGCGCTCTACGGCCTGGGGGCCACGGTCGCCTCGCTGGCGGTGGGGGCAGCGGGGCGGCGCGTGCCGAGGACGACCTTCATCCTGG
This window encodes:
- a CDS encoding ArsR/SmtB family transcription factor, coding for MHRHAIPTQAHPEDLSRVTEVFKALSEPLRVQLLLLLRDGERNVGQLVEALGVPQSTASRHLALLRSAELVRTRRETTSVYYHLADGHVARLLQEAFSHAQHERLGLPDHPAAETVKGSVQ
- a CDS encoding MFS transporter, yielding MNALVPFSALRNPRFARLYAAQTISQIGDAFTWVALALLAYQLAEKNAAVVLGTALTLRVTAFVLFSPLAGVLADRLERRTILAGCHFARAVVIGLMPFVGEVWQVYVLMFVLNSLTAFFTPTNQATVPLVVGREDAGPAFALSSATTELLGIVGPGLAGVLAAFVGGRELFFFDAASFVLAGLLVLTLPSLRAGRGTVERSTLADVRDGTARLWRDAPIRFALLMELVAAVAGALILVVTVVRVQGGLNLGEAQYGWVMALYGLGATVASLAVGAAGRRVPRTTFILVGALLTSLAILPGDGVGLAPLMALWLVAGVGQNWVNLPAETLLAERTEEAAQGRVYGAHFAWSHLWWAFAYPVASLLSARFADHAFLYGGLLALVILAAVSLLSRGTTSPVTKPSSSTD